One genomic region from Spirosoma sp. KCTC 42546 encodes:
- a CDS encoding iron-containing alcohol dehydrogenase translates to MTQELTIHFPGKLVFGKGSLGNLANEIIQIAPQKVLIVTISPLLEQLKSLLDTLESNRIAVQVDTSIVQEPSFADFDKLMQTVSPFNPDVVLGIGGGSVLDIAKLVAAQLENDQTLSDMLGIGNLTSRRRKLICVPATSGTGSEVSPNAILVDGADHQKKGIISPFLVPDIVYVDPLLTISVPAAITAATGIDALTHCLEAYTNKFAQPFIDMYAVEGMRLIAANIVQAVQDGTNEEARTHVAMGSLLGGFCLGPVNTAGVHALSYPLGSLFHLAHGLSNALLLPYVMEFNIPAAVSRYAQVAIALGCERGKDDAETAAKGVRKLKYLIRECGIPARLRDVNIPKDVIPQMADDALKITRLLKNNSREITREDAIAIYTAAY, encoded by the coding sequence ATGACACAGGAATTAACAATACACTTTCCCGGCAAACTGGTTTTTGGCAAAGGCTCCCTTGGAAATTTGGCCAATGAAATCATACAGATAGCCCCACAAAAGGTGCTGATCGTAACGATAAGCCCTCTTTTGGAACAGCTTAAAAGCCTGCTGGATACGCTGGAATCGAACCGCATAGCCGTTCAGGTTGACACTAGTATTGTCCAGGAACCCTCGTTTGCGGATTTTGACAAGCTGATGCAAACCGTTTCGCCCTTCAATCCTGATGTGGTGCTGGGTATTGGTGGAGGAAGCGTACTGGATATCGCCAAATTAGTGGCCGCTCAACTGGAAAATGACCAAACCCTGAGCGACATGCTCGGCATTGGCAATCTAACCAGCCGACGCAGAAAACTAATCTGTGTACCAGCCACATCTGGAACCGGCAGCGAGGTATCGCCAAACGCCATCTTGGTGGATGGGGCTGATCATCAGAAGAAAGGTATTATCAGTCCATTTTTGGTGCCCGACATCGTGTATGTCGACCCGTTACTGACCATCAGTGTACCGGCAGCGATTACGGCAGCTACCGGGATTGATGCGCTGACGCACTGTCTGGAAGCCTACACCAACAAATTTGCGCAACCCTTCATCGACATGTATGCGGTTGAGGGTATGCGACTCATTGCTGCCAACATTGTTCAGGCTGTTCAGGATGGTACCAACGAAGAAGCTCGAACGCACGTTGCGATGGGGAGTTTGCTGGGCGGTTTTTGCCTGGGTCCAGTGAATACGGCTGGCGTACACGCACTTTCGTATCCGTTGGGTAGCCTGTTTCATCTGGCGCATGGACTGTCTAATGCGTTACTGCTACCGTATGTCATGGAGTTTAACATCCCCGCAGCTGTTAGTCGGTATGCGCAGGTAGCCATTGCACTCGGTTGTGAACGAGGTAAGGATGATGCCGAAACGGCGGCAAAGGGTGTCCGGAAACTAAAATACCTGATTCGGGAATGTGGTATTCCAGCCCGTTTACGAGACGTGAATATTCCCAAAGATGTGATTCCTCAGATGGCTGATGATGCCCTGAAAATAACCCGTTTATTGAAAAATAACTCGCGGGAAATAACCCGCGAAGATGCTATCGCTATTTATACAGCCGCTTATTAG
- a CDS encoding DUF6298 domain-containing protein, whose protein sequence is MLKPNRFILLLCLLIAIGRIGAVCAQGNKPIKKQPVALGQEGHLIYTPDELGNRIPDFSYCGYKAGEQAIPNVAIKIVVPARKGDATRRIQAAIDYVASLPINNDGFRGAVLLEKGVYEVAGSLKLDASGVVLRGSGIQATTLLGTGFSRDNLITISGKNDRHLASGSSIADGYIPVNALKIHVAKSTDLKAGDFVQIRRPSTKEWIQKLGTDQFGGGVSSLGWKPGQRDIMWDRQVTAVNGTELTLDAPLTTALDSTYGGGTIAKYTWSGRITQSGVENLKLESSYDKANPKDEDHRWMAIVLENVQDAWVRQVVFTHFAGSAVNVQETAKRVTIEDCQSLEPISEIGGERRTTFLVRGQQVLCQRLYAEFGYHDFAVGYCSAGPNAFVQCESHLPFSFSGAIDSWASGILFDIVNIDGNALRFTNLGQDGQGAGWSAANSVFWQCTAARVENYRPPTAQNWAFGTWAQFAGDGYWDMSNEHIQPRSLYYAQLKDRLGDNITGRTILLPVESEASSSPKVEVAAALTRQSVHPAPTLYDFITAASSRQAIPTTTTAKSIETIGLPKELTLPKSAPMQIQHGKLVRGSTLVSGRRQEVPWWNGSARPYGLNNVKPHITRFVPGMTGQGLTDNLDELTDSLTVRNIQAIDHNYGLWYERRRDDHERIRRMDGEVWPPFYELPFARSGKETAWDGLSKYDLTKYNNWYWNRLKQFADLADQKGLTLIHENYFQHNIIEAGAHYADFPWRPVNNINNTGFPEPVPYAGDKRIFMAEQFYDVSHPIRRALHRAYIRKCLTNFTTNTGVIQLIGAEFTGPLHFVQFWIDTISEWEKETGKKVLIGLSTTKDVQDAILADAKRASVINLIDIRFWHYQANGSAYAPAGGQNLAPRQHARLVAPKKTSFEQVYRAVSEYRQKYSDKAVLYAADSFDSMGWAVLMAGGSMPSIPAVRDPQFLADAGQMQPLDLPQKPTRQWAMGDEKTGYIIYSESTAPVQLDLSKVTGSYSVSYVNPKTGQIIKSNEVVKGGNVVSLNKQPESTEVIWVKKNKGL, encoded by the coding sequence ATGCTCAAACCCAACCGGTTTATTCTCCTGCTTTGTCTGCTGATCGCCATTGGACGTATTGGTGCGGTATGCGCGCAGGGGAATAAGCCGATTAAAAAGCAACCCGTAGCGCTTGGTCAGGAGGGGCATTTAATCTACACCCCAGACGAATTGGGTAACCGTATTCCTGATTTTTCATATTGCGGTTATAAAGCGGGCGAACAAGCCATTCCGAACGTGGCCATCAAGATTGTTGTACCCGCTCGGAAGGGGGATGCTACCCGTCGAATTCAGGCGGCCATTGACTATGTGGCCTCGTTGCCGATCAATAATGATGGGTTTCGGGGAGCCGTTCTGCTCGAAAAGGGCGTGTATGAAGTAGCGGGAAGTTTGAAACTAGACGCTTCGGGCGTTGTACTACGGGGCAGTGGAATACAGGCAACAACCCTTCTCGGAACGGGTTTTAGTCGCGACAATCTGATTACAATCTCTGGGAAAAACGACCGACATCTGGCTTCTGGTAGTTCGATTGCCGATGGGTACATACCTGTCAATGCTCTGAAGATTCATGTGGCGAAATCAACAGACTTAAAAGCTGGTGATTTTGTTCAGATACGCAGGCCGTCGACCAAAGAATGGATTCAGAAACTGGGAACCGACCAGTTTGGTGGAGGTGTCTCGTCACTGGGTTGGAAACCCGGCCAACGCGACATTATGTGGGATCGGCAGGTTACAGCCGTGAACGGCACCGAACTCACGCTGGATGCCCCGTTGACAACCGCTCTGGATTCTACTTACGGTGGGGGCACCATTGCTAAGTATACCTGGTCTGGGCGAATTACTCAATCTGGGGTTGAAAATCTGAAACTGGAATCGTCGTACGATAAAGCCAATCCGAAAGATGAAGATCATCGCTGGATGGCCATTGTCCTCGAAAACGTTCAGGATGCCTGGGTGCGACAAGTGGTTTTTACCCATTTTGCGGGTTCGGCGGTAAATGTCCAGGAAACGGCAAAACGTGTTACGATTGAGGATTGCCAATCACTGGAGCCGATCTCCGAAATTGGTGGGGAGCGCCGTACTACGTTCCTGGTTCGGGGGCAGCAGGTGCTTTGTCAACGATTGTATGCTGAATTTGGCTACCATGATTTTGCCGTTGGCTATTGCAGTGCCGGTCCGAATGCCTTTGTGCAGTGCGAATCGCATCTACCCTTTAGTTTTAGTGGTGCCATTGATAGCTGGGCGTCGGGCATATTGTTTGATATCGTCAATATTGACGGGAATGCGTTACGTTTTACCAATCTCGGCCAGGATGGGCAAGGGGCTGGCTGGAGCGCTGCCAACAGTGTTTTCTGGCAATGTACCGCTGCCCGTGTTGAAAATTATCGGCCACCAACCGCACAAAACTGGGCGTTTGGTACCTGGGCACAGTTTGCCGGGGATGGGTATTGGGATATGTCCAACGAGCATATTCAGCCTCGAAGCTTGTATTACGCCCAACTAAAGGACCGATTAGGTGACAACATCACAGGTAGAACTATTCTATTACCCGTTGAATCCGAAGCGTCAAGTAGCCCGAAAGTTGAGGTAGCCGCAGCCTTAACCAGGCAATCCGTTCATCCAGCGCCAACATTATACGATTTTATCACGGCGGCTTCATCACGCCAAGCCATTCCAACAACCACAACGGCAAAGTCGATTGAGACAATTGGCTTGCCGAAAGAACTAACCCTACCAAAATCTGCGCCGATGCAGATTCAGCACGGCAAGCTGGTTCGGGGTAGTACGCTTGTGAGCGGTCGTCGCCAGGAAGTGCCCTGGTGGAACGGCAGCGCCCGGCCCTATGGGTTGAACAATGTCAAGCCGCACATCACCCGTTTTGTGCCGGGCATGACGGGGCAAGGGCTGACCGATAATCTGGACGAACTAACCGATTCGTTGACCGTCAGGAATATACAGGCCATTGACCATAACTACGGACTCTGGTACGAGCGTCGGCGGGATGACCATGAACGGATTCGTCGGATGGATGGCGAAGTATGGCCACCCTTTTATGAACTCCCCTTCGCCCGAAGCGGCAAAGAAACAGCCTGGGACGGCCTCAGCAAATACGATCTGACAAAATACAACAACTGGTACTGGAATCGGTTGAAGCAATTTGCTGACCTCGCCGACCAGAAAGGATTGACCCTCATTCACGAGAATTATTTCCAGCACAACATCATCGAAGCGGGTGCCCACTATGCCGATTTTCCCTGGCGTCCTGTCAACAACATCAACAATACAGGCTTTCCTGAGCCTGTACCCTACGCTGGTGATAAACGGATTTTCATGGCGGAGCAGTTTTACGATGTGTCGCACCCGATCCGACGGGCCTTGCATCGGGCCTACATCCGCAAGTGCCTAACGAATTTCACAACTAACACGGGCGTCATTCAACTCATTGGCGCGGAGTTTACCGGGCCCTTGCATTTTGTCCAGTTCTGGATTGACACCATAAGCGAATGGGAAAAGGAAACCGGCAAAAAGGTGCTTATTGGCTTAAGTACGACCAAAGATGTTCAGGATGCGATTCTGGCCGATGCCAAACGGGCTTCGGTTATTAATCTGATCGACATTCGGTTCTGGCATTATCAGGCTAATGGTTCGGCCTATGCGCCTGCTGGTGGACAAAATCTGGCTCCCCGCCAACATGCCCGGCTGGTTGCACCTAAGAAGACATCGTTTGAGCAGGTCTATCGGGCGGTGAGCGAATACCGCCAAAAGTATTCAGATAAAGCCGTACTCTATGCCGCCGACAGTTTCGACTCAATGGGTTGGGCAGTGCTGATGGCGGGTGGATCAATGCCCAGTATTCCAGCGGTTAGAGACCCTCAATTTTTGGCCGATGCTGGCCAGATGCAACCGCTGGATTTGCCTCAGAAACCTACCCGTCAATGGGCCATGGGCGATGAAAAGACAGGCTATATTATTTACAGCGAATCAACGGCACCCGTTCAACTTGATTTAAGCAAAGTAACGGGTTCCTATTCGGTTAGTTACGTAAACCCGAAAACGGGGCAGATTATAAAATCGAACGAGGTGGTGAAAGGAGGAAACGTAGTTAGCCTCAACAAGCAGCCAGAAAGTACGGAAGTGATCTGGGTGAAAAAGAATAAAGGATTATGA
- a CDS encoding sialate O-acetylesterase, which produces MNKHNLFAITLLLLSLQLKAEIVLPRILGHNMVLQQGKPVVIWGKASVGETVSVQFAGQNQTTYADGTGKWSVTLKPFKASAIPLELVISGTNTIRLQNILVGEVWLCSGQSNMEYTMRKNSKVKRSLATQFINDHSPVDELEYANNPQIRIFLVNRKELSKPDSLHRGWNVAQDSALRSFSAPAYFFAKELYKSLNVPIGVISSAIPGSRIEPWISEAAFREDAYYSNQKVDGEPGKFYEPMIRPLAPFALKGFLWYQGESNCFLNETITYSHKLKTLITSWRSAWNDPKLSVYYTQLVPFRYSESKGKVALTKETLPAFREAQEAVLSLPRTGMITTTDLADDLSDIHPPFKWEIGRRLALLALAADYEKPVVSEGPVYEKMKVRGRAIELHFSQIGTGLVSKDGQLLTDFTIAGADRVFVPAQASIDGKHILVSAPGVQRPVAVRFAWDEAAQPNLVNQEGLPARPFRTDNPLKKQLAETGKAGESTPFGRSAIRSSTSKSL; this is translated from the coding sequence ATGAATAAGCATAACCTGTTCGCTATCACCTTACTTCTGCTTTCACTCCAATTGAAAGCAGAGATTGTGTTGCCCCGAATTTTAGGGCATAACATGGTTCTGCAACAGGGTAAACCAGTGGTTATCTGGGGTAAAGCGTCGGTAGGGGAAACAGTGAGCGTTCAGTTTGCTGGACAAAATCAGACGACATACGCTGATGGAACAGGCAAGTGGAGTGTAACTCTAAAGCCGTTCAAAGCCTCAGCAATCCCCTTGGAACTGGTTATTTCGGGCACCAATACTATTCGACTGCAAAACATTCTGGTGGGCGAAGTCTGGTTGTGTTCAGGCCAGTCGAATATGGAATACACGATGCGGAAGAACAGCAAAGTGAAGCGGTCGCTGGCCACTCAATTCATTAATGATCATAGTCCGGTCGATGAATTGGAGTATGCCAACAATCCGCAGATACGCATCTTTTTGGTCAACCGAAAGGAATTGAGTAAGCCGGATTCGCTGCATCGGGGATGGAACGTGGCGCAGGATTCGGCCTTGCGCTCATTTTCGGCTCCAGCTTATTTTTTCGCGAAAGAACTCTATAAAAGCTTGAATGTACCGATCGGTGTCATCTCATCGGCCATACCAGGGAGTCGGATTGAACCCTGGATTTCGGAAGCAGCTTTTCGGGAGGATGCGTATTATAGTAATCAAAAAGTTGATGGTGAGCCGGGAAAATTCTATGAACCCATGATTCGACCGCTGGCACCGTTTGCGCTGAAAGGCTTTCTATGGTATCAGGGTGAGTCGAACTGTTTTTTGAACGAAACGATAACGTATTCGCACAAACTCAAAACGCTCATTACAAGCTGGCGAAGCGCCTGGAATGACCCGAAACTGTCGGTTTATTACACTCAGCTAGTGCCGTTCCGGTATTCAGAATCGAAAGGGAAAGTTGCGCTGACGAAAGAAACACTGCCTGCATTTCGGGAAGCTCAGGAGGCCGTTTTGAGCCTCCCCCGAACGGGCATGATTACAACGACTGATCTGGCCGACGACTTGTCTGACATTCACCCGCCGTTCAAATGGGAAATTGGCCGTCGGCTGGCACTACTCGCCTTGGCCGCTGATTATGAAAAACCAGTTGTTTCTGAAGGGCCGGTTTACGAAAAAATGAAGGTCAGAGGGCGGGCCATTGAATTGCACTTCTCACAAATCGGAACGGGTTTAGTCAGCAAAGATGGGCAGCTACTCACCGACTTTACAATTGCCGGTGCTGATAGGGTTTTTGTACCGGCCCAGGCCAGCATTGATGGAAAACACATACTCGTATCAGCGCCTGGTGTACAACGTCCGGTGGCGGTTCGTTTTGCCTGGGACGAAGCGGCCCAACCGAATCTGGTCAATCAGGAAGGCTTGCCCGCCCGGCCCTTCCGGACGGATAACCCATTAAAAAAGCAACTCGCCGAAACTGGCAAAGCTGGCGAATCAACGCCGTTTGGCCGCTCAGCTATACGAAGTTCAACCTCAAAATCGCTATGA
- a CDS encoding exo-alpha-sialidase, producing MIKLLYITLFASLTLINTTYAQLAKWQSGLVVDEFVVENPPFPESHAATIAETPKGLVSAWFGGTKERNPDVCIWVSRQENGKWLAPQNVADGIINDTLRYACWNPVLYQIPKGDLMLFYKIGPSPSKWKGWLKTSPDGGRSWSAAKALPEGYIGPVKNKPVLLSNGNLICPSSTEGDGWKLHFELTPDFGKTWRKIGPINDGRTLNAIQPSVLTYGNGKLQILARSRDRAIEESWSTDNGETWSPLTKTTLPNNNSGTDAVTLKDGRQVLVYNHVLPPGELAKGPRTPLNLAVSTDGKNWSAAMILEDSPISQYSYPSIIQTSDGLIHVIYTWRRQKIKHAVIDPQKLKLKPIENGVWPALAGYSAPVAKEITKD from the coding sequence ATGATAAAGCTTTTATACATAACCCTTTTCGCAAGCCTGACCCTAATCAACACGACCTATGCCCAATTGGCTAAATGGCAATCCGGGTTGGTAGTGGATGAATTTGTGGTTGAGAATCCGCCCTTTCCCGAAAGCCACGCAGCCACCATTGCAGAAACACCGAAAGGCCTGGTATCGGCCTGGTTTGGGGGCACGAAGGAACGGAATCCGGATGTCTGTATTTGGGTGAGTCGGCAGGAGAATGGGAAGTGGCTGGCTCCGCAGAATGTAGCGGATGGGATCATCAACGATACCCTTCGGTACGCCTGCTGGAACCCGGTTCTGTACCAGATTCCAAAAGGGGATCTGATGCTGTTCTACAAGATTGGCCCCAGCCCGTCTAAGTGGAAAGGCTGGTTGAAAACATCGCCGGATGGCGGGCGTAGCTGGTCGGCCGCGAAGGCATTACCCGAAGGTTATATTGGCCCGGTAAAAAACAAGCCAGTATTGCTGTCGAATGGCAATCTAATTTGCCCCTCCAGTACTGAAGGAGATGGCTGGAAACTGCATTTTGAACTAACACCCGACTTTGGGAAAACATGGCGTAAAATCGGTCCCATCAATGATGGCCGAACGCTGAATGCCATTCAACCCAGTGTGCTGACGTATGGAAACGGCAAACTTCAGATTCTGGCCCGCAGCAGAGACCGCGCTATTGAGGAATCCTGGTCAACGGACAACGGAGAAACTTGGTCGCCATTGACCAAAACAACCTTGCCCAATAACAACTCTGGAACCGATGCGGTAACGCTGAAAGACGGTCGGCAGGTACTGGTATACAACCATGTACTGCCACCGGGTGAATTGGCAAAAGGGCCAAGGACACCCCTGAATTTAGCCGTTTCAACAGACGGCAAAAACTGGTCGGCAGCCATGATTCTGGAAGATTCTCCCATCAGTCAGTACTCGTATCCATCCATAATTCAAACGAGTGATGGACTGATACATGTGATCTATACCTGGCGTCGGCAGAAGATCAAGCACGCGGTTATTGATCCCCAAAAATTGAAATTAAAGCCAATTGAAAATGGGGTATGGCCTGCATTGGCTGGTTATTCGGCACCTGTTGCAAAGGAAATTACGAAGGATTGA
- a CDS encoding DUF3826 domain-containing protein: MKKTINRCIVVAAVLFASPAFCQEQPAKQTTEVDEKAKADAELEKKAADWIASLNLNDPAKEKRLTDVVATHLKTTRDWHNEHPASTVPAGINPVTGKPLSDLDRQVIADSAIPKTVHQDLMTGLQKDLDKKQVDAVLDKYTIGKVAFTMAGYKAIVPNLTAQEEETILGFLEQAREQAIDYKSMKEISVIFEIYKTKSEQYLNANGRNWREMYNAYTAAIKAKKAADKKQATN, translated from the coding sequence ATGAAAAAGACCATTAACCGCTGTATAGTTGTGGCCGCTGTCCTGTTTGCATCTCCTGCTTTCTGTCAGGAACAGCCTGCTAAACAGACCACCGAAGTTGACGAAAAAGCCAAAGCTGATGCCGAGCTGGAAAAGAAAGCAGCGGACTGGATTGCATCACTGAATCTGAACGATCCTGCCAAAGAAAAACGCCTGACCGACGTTGTGGCTACCCATCTGAAAACTACCCGTGATTGGCACAATGAGCATCCAGCCAGTACGGTTCCGGCGGGCATAAACCCTGTAACGGGGAAACCATTGTCTGACCTTGATCGGCAAGTTATTGCTGATTCGGCCATTCCTAAAACCGTTCACCAGGATCTGATGACTGGGCTACAGAAAGACCTCGATAAGAAACAGGTCGATGCCGTGCTCGACAAATACACAATTGGGAAAGTGGCATTCACGATGGCGGGTTATAAAGCCATTGTACCGAACCTAACTGCTCAGGAGGAAGAAACCATTCTGGGTTTTCTGGAACAGGCTCGTGAACAGGCCATCGACTACAAAAGCATGAAAGAGATCTCGGTCATTTTTGAGATATACAAAACCAAATCGGAGCAGTATCTGAATGCCAACGGCCGAAACTGGCGGGAAATGTACAATGCCTACACCGCAGCCATCAAAGCCAAAAAAGCAGCTGATAAGAAGCAGGCAACAAATTGA
- a CDS encoding exo-alpha-sialidase, with protein sequence MSVDIKQFLISGFTPKSPKGDLARMWTKSPLGDLGVFILLLFNCFTQTYAQDTVRYSGQTLSNVDYHHGQLSLAVGVHNIQVVRANREHPELAGGSSWTYNHAPMLAYWNNTFYLQYLSNPVGEHVPPGQTLLATSKDGCTWSKPTIIFPPYKIPDGWKKVGRPEVAKDLYAVMHQRMGFFVAKNKRLLTLAFYGIVMGPKDDPNDGNGIGRVVREIYPDGKYGPIYFIRNNATWDRSKSTYPFYTSSKDKGFVEACDELLANPLMMQQWVEEADRNDPLISLKKDVKAFSYYHLPDNRVVGLWKHALTTISKDEGKTWLYNPLRALGFVNSNAKIWGQKTSDGQYATVYNPSEFRWPLAVSTGKDGLNYTNLLLVNGEITSMRYGGAYKSYGPQYVRGIEEGNGTPPDGNLWVTYSVNKEDIWVASIPVPITDEVKTHPNEVFAQLPAGEELNYWNIYSPIQATAQLETISGAKALVLRDKDKFDFAKAERVIPDSKKLTVEFSIVPQQANKGVLQIEFQDAKGSPAVRLLFDADSLLKAKVGYRDSGIQKYEAGKQYDIRIELDRDKRMFVTYVNGQSKGNRLFFAPVASFRRVVFRTGGVRRFPDADTPTDQSYDLPKPGEQDDEAVFVIKSFKTSSVPSRVE encoded by the coding sequence ATGAGCGTGGACATAAAGCAATTTCTCATTAGTGGCTTTACCCCTAAATCCCCTAAAGGGGACTTAGCTCGCATGTGGACAAAGTCCCCTTTAGGGGATTTAGGGGTTTTCATACTACTACTCTTCAACTGCTTCACCCAAACCTACGCGCAGGATACCGTCCGTTATAGCGGCCAGACACTCTCCAATGTCGATTATCATCACGGACAGTTAAGTCTGGCGGTGGGTGTGCATAACATCCAGGTCGTTCGGGCAAACCGCGAGCATCCCGAACTGGCGGGCGGTTCTAGCTGGACGTACAACCACGCGCCCATGCTGGCGTACTGGAATAATACGTTCTACCTGCAATACCTGAGTAATCCCGTTGGCGAACATGTGCCACCCGGCCAAACCTTGCTGGCAACTTCGAAAGATGGTTGCACTTGGTCCAAGCCAACCATCATTTTCCCCCCCTACAAAATTCCTGATGGCTGGAAGAAAGTAGGTAGGCCGGAAGTGGCGAAGGACCTGTACGCGGTTATGCACCAGCGAATGGGCTTTTTCGTGGCAAAGAACAAGCGGCTCCTGACACTAGCTTTTTACGGCATCGTGATGGGCCCCAAAGACGACCCAAACGATGGGAACGGCATTGGGCGCGTGGTGCGCGAAATCTATCCAGATGGCAAGTATGGGCCGATTTACTTTATCCGGAATAACGCAACTTGGGATAGATCGAAGTCGACGTACCCCTTCTACACCAGTTCGAAAGATAAAGGCTTCGTAGAGGCTTGCGATGAATTGCTGGCCAATCCGCTCATGATGCAGCAATGGGTGGAAGAAGCGGACCGGAACGACCCGCTAATTTCACTCAAAAAGGATGTGAAAGCATTCAGCTATTACCATCTTCCCGATAACCGAGTGGTCGGTTTGTGGAAACATGCCCTTACTACGATCAGTAAAGACGAGGGGAAAACCTGGTTGTACAATCCGCTTCGGGCACTGGGTTTTGTTAATAGCAATGCTAAAATCTGGGGACAAAAAACCTCGGATGGGCAATACGCTACGGTGTATAATCCCTCCGAGTTTCGCTGGCCGCTAGCTGTTTCAACCGGCAAAGACGGACTCAATTACACTAATCTATTACTGGTTAATGGGGAAATCACCTCCATGCGCTACGGGGGTGCCTACAAATCTTATGGACCGCAATACGTCCGGGGTATTGAAGAGGGTAACGGTACACCACCCGATGGCAACCTGTGGGTCACCTACAGCGTGAACAAGGAAGACATTTGGGTAGCTAGTATTCCGGTTCCAATAACCGACGAGGTGAAAACACATCCGAACGAGGTATTTGCCCAACTCCCGGCGGGTGAAGAACTAAACTACTGGAATATATACAGTCCAATTCAGGCTACGGCTCAACTAGAAACGATTTCCGGTGCCAAAGCATTGGTGCTCCGCGACAAAGACAAATTCGATTTTGCCAAAGCAGAGCGGGTAATTCCCGATTCGAAGAAGCTAACCGTCGAGTTCTCAATCGTACCACAGCAGGCCAATAAGGGCGTTTTGCAAATTGAATTTCAGGATGCAAAGGGCAGCCCGGCTGTTCGACTGTTGTTCGATGCCGACAGTCTGCTGAAAGCCAAAGTGGGCTATCGGGATTCGGGTATCCAGAAATACGAGGCTGGTAAACAATACGACATTCGGATTGAGCTGGACCGCGACAAGCGAATGTTCGTTACTTATGTGAACGGACAATCCAAAGGTAATCGACTCTTTTTTGCGCCTGTGGCATCGTTCCGTCGGGTGGTTTTCCGCACGGGTGGTGTCCGTCGCTTTCCAGATGCCGATACCCCTACGGATCAGAGCTACGATTTGCCAAAACCGGGCGAGCAGGATGATGAAGCCGTTTTTGTGATCAAGTCATTTAAAACGAGTAGCGTACCAAGTCGAGTGGAGTAA